gcttttaaccattattttatttaaaaaggtCTCTCGACAGGGTTATGTCGCATGTAGCTAATTAGaaagtctttttcttttttttgttgttggcgtTTTTGCAACTTGATGGTTTATAATTAAATCTAGATTGAAACTCAACAAAGTAACGAGGGTGACTAACAGTTGGCCTcggagtgcccccatggatttggttacacaatgtcactttCTGTGACCACTTTAAAAACAGACTTGAGGATGCGATGTCGAATGctataaaagacttaattgaaatcTTCGCTAACACCAAATGGTTTTAAGAGAGATGAtggaaaagcggtccgacacTAACTATAAGTTGGCTATCGCTCGCTagcaatttaattttttaagttaatTTAGAAACTAAAATTTTGTAGGCCTTGTGGGCCGCGTCATGAgcttcattcttcttctttcaagTGTTGTACAGCTTTCTAATAACTCAGATGTTCGGGCCACCTTGCGCATACCACGATCAATTCTGGAAAACCAATTCCACCGCCCACTAGGAGTCCCCATTAAAGACAGAGCAAAGCTCTATATGGATTGGCCTCAAAGGAGTTGGCCtgagaggttttgaacatgAGATTTTGAGTGAATAAATTTCTAAGTCTAAGTCTTGATCAGTAGGCCAACGGCCCCTTCGGGTTGTTTCTTAGTTAATATATGACATATTGTTTCTTAGTTAATATATGACATATTTGAGGGCCATAACTTATTTGCTTATGCTGTATCTAAATTAAGAcgtaaaataatcaaagacaTACTCAGAgacaaaatcatcaaagaaagTTGACGTCGATAAAAAAATACCGAACGGGCCTTGACAATTTGAGATTCATGAGGTAGCAAGGGTTTGTTGACGAGttaaatctcaatttagtcaaAAGGTGGTTTTGTAGTTAGAGCTGGTCAGAAGATGGTTAATTCATATTGGTAAGTAGCAATTAATAATGACAAGAGATGCACATAGAAGGAGAAAGTCTTAAGGTATTATTTATTAATacaataacaaaagaaaaacgtTCAGATCCCCTGTTTAATTTAAACTATGAAGACAATGATACTATATAGTTAACCAGCTAGGAGAAAACCACACGTACGTTGTATGCAGTAGTTCAACATGcgaacaaacaaaaccaagaagGGTTGttttattggttgaaaattGGGGGCCGGTGCAAGATGAATAGTGGTGCTGTGGAGTCCCCTATAGATAATGGCTGGACAATACGAATAGACGGAAAAGACGTGGTTGGCGGAGCCAAGAATCTTGGGCAGTAGGGTCAATATTTCAAAACATTCTTTACACAAAAATACATATCTCGATATTCATAAAATATGCACAAAAGCTTGCAAATGGGTATATCACTAGTTGGAAAATATGCATGTATTGCAATTGTGACTTCTTTTGCATTCAACAAGTATTATCTACACTTATTGGCCTATGGTTGGCAAAATTTTAGTGTtaaaaagagagcaaaattatatttttagtgGGGTTGCTTCATACACGGGATAATTTTATTAGAATTATAAAATCAAATTCACAAAATGTCGTAAAAATTTAAGCAAATGAATGGGTAATCGAGGAGGTCTGATCAAGTATAGCTGTGCCCCTGATGTGGTACCATGCATGCACCTCCATtttaagtaaaaataaaataaaaaaccaaaaacaaaaaggccaGCAAAATGGCAACACAGAAGAAGGAAGGGGTAACAGAGTCATTTGACATTTTGAAATTGGGATCTCTAAGTGAGATAGGCCAGGGACAATTTGGGAATTGAAGGGGGTAGTGTAGGGTAGACAAAGTCATGGACAATTATTAGGAGGGGTGCTATTGGGGTTGGTTGGTGCTAGCAAAGGCTGAGGGAGCAAGACCAATGAATGAAGGAGTGAGATAGTGAAAGAGAAATACTCATGTAGCACCGACGATGGTGTGATTGGATGGACGGCCTACCAGCCCCATATCCAATCCCCAAGCCTTAACCCACGActgtttgttctctctctcttacgaGAGGGTGTCCGAACTTGTTTATGTACAGAATTACTACTCCAATCATAGATCGATGAACGAGTACAGATTTACACTGATGTGTTTGAAATTATCTATTACATGTGGATCTCATATGATAGGTGTTGGGCATAACACATCGTCAAACGATTCTAGGCACACTCGTGCGTGAAGCTATGCAATTTTTGATTGTGCATGTCGGCAGTATGTCTTCTACTCACGCGCACCTTaattaatattaaaaatttagaGTTAACgatttgacaaatttttgtgGCCCCGAAAATGTACTACTCCTACTAATATATCGGATTAGAGAAACTATTCTTAAGGGGTGTTTctggtagtgaaaaatttgtagatttttatttgtggttgaaaagttgttaggtgttttcagtagttgaataagttgttgagaaatctCAAGTTATTTCCagtagtgaataaattattgatggatttgtgagtagagttattgtagaaaaaaaaatttgttgacaacttttttgttagtgaaaacgagatggtaaaatgctgaaacttttttgtttgtaaaacgagatggtaaaatgcgttaagtttttaatattttttattagtggaaacaccccttaTATGATTGGGTGTGACAAACTATGCTCTATTAAATTCTATTGGTATTACTTTCTCACTTtcattttattgtttattttgataGTACTTCAACATTTAAAAAGAACATATACTAACAATTTAATGCACCGTAAGCTTTAAAATAATTCTTCCCAAAATACTATTCATCCAcgatgattttgaaaaactcACACTCTGTGGTTTGATTTCTCTAATTCTTCCCAAAGTACTATTCATCCAcgatgattttgaaaaactcACACTCTGTGGTTTGATTTCTCAAGTGGTCATTTGTGTAGGACAGTACTTCAAAAtaaaaccatatatatataaattaacaAGACAAAATTATCGAACATAATTAGCTTACTGTTGCATCTCTCTCTAGTGCcgctctcccttctctctaaaCTTTCCAGCTTCTAGGTTTTTCCCTTGGGGGAGGGGCTGCCGCCCCACTCCGATCTCCCTCCTTCCTCCCCCTTTTTTCCCCTAATCCCCTCCTCCCTCCAGTCCTTTCTACTGTTTCTCATCTCTccgttctcattttcgtcccctGTTGAACTCGGCGCTTGGACTCCGGCCATGGCTTGTGGGTTTCTCCGTTCAGTTCTCGCGGCGGAGACTCAGATCTGGTAGCCGGTGGTCGGTGGTGGGGTTCAAATAAGGTGAGGTGTTTTGgagttagggttttcttttcttttttcgacAATTTTTTCGTCTCCTCTACCGGCTGGTTTTCCCAATCCGGTTGTGTTCCGATTTGGGTCTCCCCCGGATCTGGTGAGGTAGTGGTGGTGGGCAAATAATCTCCTTTTTCGTTCTTGttctagtttggtttggtttgtggatggGTTTCATCGGATAGTCTTCCTGACGGTTACCGGTCGCCGTGGCCACGCTCAGTTGGCtggactttgtttggtttacttCGGTTGCGTGGTTGGAGCTTGCCGTGACAGCGGGGGCTTGCTGCAGAGTTTCTCTGATCGGCCGGCGTGCTAAAAGGATAGCAGTCCATGGAACTGGAAGGCTGTCTATTTGGTTGATTTCTGTCGAGGGCCGGCCTTGCGCTGGCGGAGACGGCTGCAGGTCAGGGGCGAAGGAGGTTTTGGTCTCCGGCCGTTGAGCTTCTCTTTTCAGTTGACGAATGTTGGGATTAGATTCTTTTTCACTTGTGATCTGTTGTTTGTTTCTGATTACAtctgttttctttgtttaatgATTTGTACTGGGATTTCGTTTCGATTTTCTTTCTGCCTAGTCCCAAACGGGATTCTCATGTCGGCACCTAGTGctgatttgcttttgcagggtgtccGTTAATCCCGGAGTAGGTAGTTTGGTGCATTTCTGTATTTTGCGATGTAATATTTGCCTTTCGGACTTATGAAATGatattgacattttcaaaaaaaaaaaaaaaacaagacaaaattATCAGTACTTAATTTATTAGCAGTTCTTTTATTACAATGCAAATACTATATATACCACTAATCTAGACGAAAGGGATGGAACTGGTGGAGTTTGAACATGTCACCTATGCATGGAAGTATAAGACACCTACCATTTAGTTGTCGCTCCATTTGTTCTTTACTAGCAGTACTTGACAATATGCATTTTAAAAATTGTGTTACGTTATATTTCTGCCTATTAATTCTACCCTCACACTTCATACTAGTTGTGACAATATTTGGTGGATGAAATCCTTTAATTTCGATATCAATTTCAATCACCCTATGTAAGTCCAATTCAATTCTCGTATCTGGTAAAAAAAACAGGCCCTTATATATAGGGTATAAGTTCATCGATCTTCAAAAAGCTTCCAATCAAGAGGAAttcgaatatatatatatatatatatatatatatatatatatatatatatatatatatatatatatatatatatagcgttCCATATTCGAAAAACATATATAACAGGTTGTGAAATATGGTTGTTACGAGCTTGTTtatatttttaataagttgTTCTTAAACTACATTTCgtaaattaaacaaaattctATTCTAGCCCAACTTGTTCTTAAACACATGCAATGTCTACCGCTGGCAAATCTTTATCCATTTCTGCATTTGACCTGCAGTACTTCGGGCATGAAATTTGAACTAATATTCTAATGCATTATCCCAGTGCAATTTTAATGGTTCTGGACCTTCTGGTGGGTGCCCGACACATGCAAATTCTGGAAAGCACATTAatacgataaaaaaaataaaataaaggaagtCTATTTATTTGTGAATATATCTCTAGGTGTTGATCGAAATTAGTTCACACGCGCTTAGGCTTATTTTTGAGACACCATTGCACGCTAGCAGATAACTCAATTGAAGTTAGGACGAAATCCCATATACACTTATCGTACAAGAAGTGATTACACACCAGCGAAGTTTCGCACCTGAGTAAATTAAAGAGCCACTATTGCACGAGTGGTTTAAAAatggtttttgtgtgtgtgtgtgtgtgtttgtattGGAAGGTTTAAGAGCAATGCTACATATTCAGAAAACTTACCCCTGAAAACGAAAATTAATAGTCTaaattcaattaatttttttttttcggagtAATTTGAGAGTAAGTTAAAGTGGGTACGCAGAATTATTGAATGATATATAAGTTACTACTGTATATGAATGGATATACTTCAATCATTACTAGAAAGGTATCTTCTGCTAAACGTTGTTGACCCGTGGTTTAACAGTTTCCATGTATGTAGTGGACGACGTTTTATTGGGATataaagttttgttttttttttccttagaaattaattttcgcgtttcactttttactgatgacgttttactttgttcatgaagtttctccactttttactgataacgctctactttgttcatgaagttgctccactttttactgatggcgctccactttgttaatgaacaaaatggaaagccatcaataaaaagtggaatacgaaaatcaaaatcctctttgttttttttttgcccctaTATAATACACCTACCAATTGGGGGTTAAAGTTCGAgatcaaaatgtttttttttactgtttaaaaaaaataaaaaaatgttgatAAGTTCCCAGAAAATGAACCTCATCAACTGTCAACCAGGAAACACCAGCACGCGTAAAGTCACCGCATTTGGCACGTGTGGCaacagttttgttttgtttttttccttctttactATTATGATTTTGGACTCTATTTCTTCATAAATACattttaaacaaagaaaactaattttcgcgctccactttttactgatggtgctctattttgttcatgaagttaacTTCATAAACAAAGTGGAGCACAATAAAAAGTGGAGCGAGCATGAACAAAGTAGAgcaccatcagtaaaaagtggagcgagaatatcaatttctttaaacaaaacataatttttgaagCACACTAAAAGTAAATATAAAAGTATATTTCTAAAGAAATGGAGCGCaaaagttatttttcactttttcataATCTTCTTGTGGAAAAATTTATATAATAGATCAAACGACTTGAATTCCAATACaatttactccctctgtccctattTTTTTTAGTCCCTTTAGAAAATTTCAACTATATAAGGATCCAtaattattgcatttttttttgctccgcATCATTGCATATTTAATCGCCACATTTTTCTATTCTAccctttttttgatttttttggtactaTTGATTTAAAAGTGGAAGGGTAAAATAGAACTTTCATTAACTACAACTCTTTTGGGTTTGAAAGTGGGACAATACttttgaaacaacaaaaaatgttaACAGAGACTAAAAAATAGGGATGGAAGAACTACATAAAGTATCAATTTTTCTAATGAATAAGAGTTTGAACCCACAGTTTATCGCACTAGGGTATAGCCACACATCCCCCTAGGATCAAGCCCTCAAATTTTGTTTAAGTTTGAGCAGTGACTACGATTTCTTCATGAAAAGTTATCCATTCGAATCTCTATTcattttatgcaaaaaaaaaatttcatgcatGGACAAAGGGACGACTTATATTAGGCGCGTTTAACCTATTTCAGACCTAAACGTTTCTCTCACATGAAATGAGACCTAAATATACATTACACGGTTTACACCCATCTCACACGATCGAGTGTTACTAATAACAGTTGTATCCAAATTTATAGTAACTCCGTACCGAAGGAGaagtttggaaaaatgacggccaatgacgtgttttgataattaatacctacttgccaaggacatgttgagaatatttgttaatactgaaaaatgtccttggcgggtattaattatcaaaatacgtcctgagCTGTCATTTTCCCGAGAAGTTTTTGACATTCTTGTCCAacttaacaaaaagaaaaaaagaagaagatattgtTGTGGGCTGGGTAGGGAAGCCCCCCATAAGGAAATCGCAATTTCGGGACCTCAGGCAATTGCGATCGTGGGCTGTGTAGGAAGCCCATCACGAGATGTTGGGCTTGTGGGCTAAAAAATAAACGGAAATTGGGCTGCTCGACGGCCTCGCCCACTGCCATCCACAGCGTAAAATACAAGGGCCTGGAAACGAACTGCGTTGGCAAAGGCAAAGGATTAGGGTTTACGAGATTTGGGGGTTTCTTGCAACTGAAAAAGCGTTGTGACTGTTTCCGTTCGAAATCACTGGCGCAAAATGATCTACGACGTGAATTCACCCCTCTTCAGATCCTTCCTTAGCCAGAAGGGAGGTTCTTCTGACAAGAGGTATTCGATTCCCTCTCACTCGCTCTCTTTCTGCGTAATTTTTTGATGCCTTCTCTTTGTGTATATATCCAtacaaaatatgtatatatatgtattgtGTTTGTGTGTTGGTGTTTGGGTTTGTATCAATTAGTATAGCCTTCTTGGGTTAGTTTGTGTGGACCTGTATATATTCCTGTTCCTTCCGTTTTGTTGCTAAGATTTGTGATTGTGAAATCCATAGTTTGGAAAAAAGATTTgatctttttggtttttgatacTGGTTGGTTGTGATTGTGTCGATGCGGAAGTCAGCTTCGATTTCATGCTTTTCTTATGGTTTTGTATGATTGTGTAATGGGAAATTTGCAATCATGGGATTTCGCAGCCGGGGGGCTGCATTTTATGCTTGATAATAATCTCAGTCTCGGAGTAGAGATGAATGAATTTATCCAACTGATTTAGGCAGTGCAATGCAAAAAAAGTAGTAAGTTGGTTAGAAAGACTGGATTGATGAATTGGTTATTGAAATTCTGAAGCTAAGGTGCGAAAACCTTGAATGGGTCAGACTCTAATGTACTTTTCTCCTGTTGCAAATTCTAAGCATTGTCATTGTCATCCCGAATTCCCGATGTCTATGTGGTTTAGCATGATAAGGCAAGCCGTTTTCACCGGTAAATTgccttgtttttttcttcttcttctgcttgtTGCTAGCAAAGTGAGCGCTGCAGATTGCTACGAATATAGTTACAAACTTCTTGTTAGGTGGAGTTTATTTACCTATTTTGTCATGTAATGTGAGGTGGCAAAATTCAGTCTACTAACCTTTTGGTTGAGGTTCGAAAAAGAAGACAACCACTTTGTGCACTTGATGCCTGCTGGTTATGCTTGAACCCAATTTACTGCTCCCGGACCCATTATACTAGTTTTTGGTGGCAAATGATGCTGGAGGTTAGTTTGGAAAATTGATAACATCCACCTCCAAATTCATGCATTGATATTTGATGGTGATTCTTTCTTCATCTTGGATTGTATTTCTCTGCAACGTTGACCAAGGCTGGATAACCACCACTTTATGCACTCATTTCTAATGATAAAAAGCATTGATAATTGcttagcaaaaaagaaaaaccaaattgTATAGTTGTTGGTTTTTAATTCACTTCTGACATTTGATTCTTATGGTtgaaaatctaggaaaaatgAGGAGCAGAAACCAAAGGAACAGAGGCCAAAAGCTAGTGAAAATAAGCCTGTTATGAACGAGTGATGGCTCCATGCTCAAGCTTCTTGTGGCAGGATCTTTTAATTGCTAGAATGAACAATCTTAAGCACCCTTTTTGAAGGGAATTTGGCTACTGATGGGACTTGTGTTAAATTTTGTATGATGTTCTTCCTATATAATGTTGGCAAGTCATGTTTGAAACACAATTTGCTTTAAGGAGTTGATCCTTTCATGaagatttgatttgaatttACAGTAAACAGCACTTGGAAGATGTTGCAGATTTGATTTGTCTTTGTGGTTGCAAGCCTGGCCTGGTTTTGCCCAATTGAATGTTTCTGTTGTGATGATTTTCTGCTTCTGTACGATATATATGCTTGGTCTTTGGATTGTAgacttccttttcttcctcttttctttttgtgtttggtACTCGCTTCTGATTCTTTTTCTGAGCCATTTTTTGTGTGCCCTATTCAACTTTGTCAGACCCTTATCAATTGTGGTGGGAACACTTAATTATTAATGTCCAAAGGAAAAAGGGTGCATTCCTGTTAAAGAGAAGGTTAGGGACAGATGGGTGTGGTCAATAAGCTGTTATATAGGCAAGTGATATATGGTCAATGGCCCTGGGTCCCATGGTGCATGACTATGATAATCCAGCCCCGTCTGAAGCTCACTTTGTGGCCTGAGCCTAAGAAACTAAGAAAGGATCCGATGGGGAAATTTCTGTGATTGAAAAGGCAACAACAAACATATGGGTCCCTCTTGTGGGGATAAGGTGCATAGCATAGAAAAGCATGCACTTGAGTGGGCATGAGTACTTCCCCATGTGAATGTGAAACCCATCTTTTACAAAGACTAGAACCTACGAAAGGTCCAAGCCCCTCGATTACCTCCTGTGTCCTAATAGCATTTCTCACCCGACCGTAACCTTTATTCTAAACTAGCCCCATATGATTGATTCAGTTACGGTAATAATATGATTTGCATCGATGGTTCTGAAATATGCATTGGACAGACACGATGTCTCGGAGACCAGGTAAATTGGATGGAGAGTTGAATTCAGGAAAACTGAAAGGCTGGAGGGTTGGGAAAACTGAGTGAAGAAGAATTGGTAAATCAGGATTGTATCAACTCAATTTTTGGATACTAT
The sequence above is a segment of the Rhododendron vialii isolate Sample 1 chromosome 13a, ASM3025357v1 genome. Coding sequences within it:
- the LOC131312680 gene encoding wound-induced basic protein; translation: MIYDVNSPLFRSFLSQKGGSSDKRKNEEQKPKEQRPKASENKPVMNE